A DNA window from Aspergillus nidulans FGSC A4 chromosome I contains the following coding sequences:
- a CDS encoding putative fermentation associated protein (Csf1) (transcript_id=CADANIAT00006657) has protein sequence MDLAGRHATPATITAARAKLEPVPPDDEAVIIVAITTRGTEYSTAICTARLAKSPARISGLPEGCTSVLFFLLYFNRLFAALLSYGIRAYTWHYYRAYVDINALQISLIGGRIFFKGIRYHGVNETIFIHGGFLTWNFWKHAVRRTDFSRTGVQNTEDTEYAGNRNGSIGEKGGVDCPAALPCRITAKFYGLEWFIYNRTPAYDSILTGFKTAAAASTQSPDSESVLSDASLKENQTVAPSSNESSPEQANAADGSTARHGRTMETYTSQEGAPGEQDTRDSLSGLLQLLPVKLECDKGAIVMGNENTRSVLTTTFDSATGLIEACCAASPLDLYRQVFSFKFDHPVVQMRPNPDYKQTQLAAARRLSTVREEKPGVKRKRDTVFNYQFQKRRIWHSVRDLIPYFQTSVESFHVLDRRTGQDTRHTTNVNHDTRWVGLSRYLDQGSQDDHSEWDAIEYGRFSTVLDSPSMIVVYFWDNPGVVKAHSVAEGPPPPRSSDINGASPPEWGIDVKVAGGMINYGPWADRERVGLQNIFFPNAYRNFQPAEPLRPGDTRQSSAFRFRVEFDQETILRIPTRESSKDWQWKGRGDAVRGASKLKKQQRRKQSRAAEGEKGNVGPDIRPFGWFALRIAENSTMHYTMDMVPGKSGFSSQLDLDFRDSKMSSSVNHALLWSCPRQLITCDLSVPLSWKALRRWKFGVENQDMELFLLRDHIFLLTDLITDWGSGPAPDYHTFVPFIYHLSISFTDIRLYANVNDSNIVSDPTNLSDNRLLVIKGNKLTSDISIPLDKYRAEQNVVDFNVTLQDAEIDFVAPVWDTLHTFLKNKKTATLETLTIDGTYSYFLSTSPELTDILQLNLHGISPRLYMFGFLIKSFMIVKENYFGEEIHFKTLEEYQELAYSGDPTAVHNGINPNKKTNDLDVVLHVTVEHPHVFLPETLYDDHNYVQLTAPCLEVDLRFTNYYMDMQFSLAPLSAALKSHWVKEDPKIPETQLFIDGASIYGHRIFGLPPTEPTYVCNWDFDVGSIIGECSPKFLASLASALQSFDFSFDNEENVLPPLFPIALHDVTFLRARVALVHISILMDIDALVLKSETITARFNDWAHARFSKRMSLLMPDISIAAIDCASLPKSGSVDALEVLPLALLQTSIKLRMVQRRSDISESRRLQQAHIRAHDQRTQRTPWLLLDLNELESGTHYPGQDVAPRPTIAIPTMPEPLTRDSGLVGLPPKAYPKDNSSQRSFLLRSDSSNSGSGLKQGTRSVKETLSMPSSMHQYQRLSETGRVGLRYRSPRYWTRASQQGPQVNPNTWAIPEFTFYRIRLNTSQLPASQVPNAGVSQADPPAPKFDPQFSPSESDSTTYTNFMVDLHRGVRGFCTPRFLFVISALAESLELRHPVEIIDSLQKDIVSDIMAYEKSLPNPKKATSFAIRAPLISLKLVNDSDFFSANEAAFRDEYRVEVCRLKTEFRTRVERQKGDLIAGIKEAITAHVAAESFSVSLESSQADQHRLKSEVSCMLRDISFWIMTTPTIRSNLQVRAFHIATSTKSVEQLAYLVRRTTTMLDSATSSFKHASIRRHKRMRFLIYRLTQSAAEMPDPVFLTRISYMLRMASGHLRHHDSWKILSRIRNVFNNLSIEQQKELTAKCSSDDITLHANAKSEVLSSFDQWRAWDLAHVEKSYVMRRVWGFPEDVVENAPLNASFSSTIKLFRFSIDPGPRESDFVVRDLSTVVTSDFRQGELTNHGENPSSLITVESYCLSVNLRLRWEILDLVEGLMNAMSTVTLESTASDEVPQNTVVEQKALQVVLGTDSGALTVDGINLKLALVGEAIRSSIIWTPLDHKSASASLLISSKSSSLDLSNFSSAMVQWRFTEPHIYCFRATETPAAEVQHDWKVAVSSRRMRFDMNDDPLSLAHIADRVIDDEIQFVNHLIQNLNLPARRSQDKATSQRPPRHRFQVATFLDDYRLSFRILPSLEYAITGEVARASIISRLGPKMEIDFDVKRNLHAFLSNDGGIRQPVSELGFPPINGRIIADISPNRTEMDVDVTIEIIELEASAVRTLLDVLTRPEVSHLISDLKQNMESLKLHFQEVLPFDIGSSQVRKSSDSVFLYRARTSMAGTKIHATAPGLNGKNYSADMEFSLGMIRMRLNNGLEAGYPTEYPEFQVDTSRISFDLSKKATHSADSYCSFAVDAKIKGTSVTDENGKTLQSFHLTSESCNIELYPEAAALVVDVAAHLRERIKTLDLSHEVKRLKRLRYRVHSQTKTKTSDVPSFQVPDNGANGDDLFGAIFSLGFNNIQVAWNMATFTQGVSHRRADDLVFSIRRVDLSNKKTTSAKLRIENVQLQMVPVAGDRRTRSLNSASLPELVFNVAYSSTAEDVRVALQAAGKSLDIRATSDFILPANMIQNSIASAVKTIRDANSITVSKLSDDNTKPRSLFGNKRVRSVLVDVDFAGAIVSLQGKQSKDQQSLLTATLKQKVAKESKYGQFVREDDTSTATLRAPGVALKVQFEDSAHEDSTLNAELKIDASTNVLFPSIVPLVRQMSATVKEVMGEQSKPRRPSNTMMLQSQRLMQDTPLDTSDPASVLGRCKLNVGLLICKQEFSLSCQPIARVAATVGFESVYVAINTVQADGDERFLALSVSFNDFAASVKHVYSNESTASFEVNSIVMSLMNSRHLGKSKGISAALRVSPVQVMLNARQVQDLLLFREIWVPASDSPDPGAKVEAEPSETQAYIVQRYQQVASAPAFPWNTTIAIEKVIIQLDMGSTLGKAQFAIEDLWLSSQKTSVREQVLCIGLKSIGINSKGRLSGLAEFQTIRVRTSINWPEESSEIKTPLIQASISFNKLQVKVSFDYQPFLIAHIASFDFLMYNVGGSSDEANERLFSILDGGEVQVFCTTLTASQSLALIQAWQRLMQDKQAAYESSLREIERYIRRKGSIFSDRLESSQKATKQAEGETELTPISLQTGVVVTIHTIHIGVFPSTFFDNHVFKIEAHEAQARFDVSLDKGKIHSALGLTLGQLRVALSPISRSEPVPVEKLLVAETATRVIETRGGTILKVPRVVAGMETWQGPGSHQIEYLFRSSFEGKVDVGWNYSRISFIRDMWEAHSRALASRLGKPLPPSAVRITGGLNAEGGGDKSDQQEKITAVVNVPQSKYNYVAIEPPVIETPQLRDMGEATPPLEWIGLQRDKLPNVTHQIIIVTLLEVAKEVEDAYAKILWSS, from the exons ATGGATCTAGCAGGAAGACATGCC ACTCCAGCGACTATCACTGCAGCTCGAGCTAAGCTCGAGCCTGTTCCACCGGATGATGAGGCTGTTATCATTGTTGCCATAACCACTCGcggtacggagtactcgACCGC AATATGCACAGCCAGA TTGGCGAAGTCTCCTGCGAGAATATCTGGCTTACCAGAAGGCTGCACCAGTGTGCTTTTCTTCCTGCTCTACTTTAACCGTCTCTTCGCGGCTCTCTTATCGTACGGGATACGGGCATACACGTGGCATTATTACCGCGCCTATGTCGACATCAACGCGCTTCAAATTTCCCTAATAGGAGGAAGGATATTCTTCAAGGGCATCCGATATCACGGCGTGAACGAGACGATTTTCATACACGGAGGATTTCTCACCTGGAACTTCTGGAAGCACGCAGTGAGGCGCACGGATTTCTCGCGCACCGGGGTACAAAACACAGAAGATACTGAATATGCTGGTAATAGAAATGGTAGCATTGGCGAGAAAGGAGGGGTCGACTGCCCGGCCGCCCTCCCTTGTCGAATCACGGCTAAATTCTACGGTTTGGAATGGTTTATATACAATCGGACGCCGGCTTATGATAGTATCCTCACTGGATTCAAAacggcagcggcagcatcaACTCAATCACctgactctgagagcgtATTATCAGACGCGAGTTTGAAGGAAAACCAAACCGTCGCACCGTCTTCAAACGAGTCCTCCCCTGAACAGGCAAATGCTGCTGATGGTAGCACTGCTCGCCATGGGCGCACCATGGAAACATACACTTCCCAAGAGGGTGCACCCGGTGAACAGGATACTAGGGACAGCTTGTCTGGTTTGCTCCAGCTTTTGCCGGTAAAACTTGAATGTGACAAAGGTGCTATAGTAATGGGGAATGAGAATACAAGATCGGTCTTGACTACGACATTTGATTCTGCAACTGGTTTGATCGAGGCTTGTTGCGCTGCGAGCCCACTGGACCTTTACCGGCAAGTGTTTAGCTTCAAATTCGATCATCCCGTTGTGCAAATGAGACCCAACCCAGATTACAAACAGACCCAACTTGCCGCTGCCAGACGTCTGAGCACGGTACGCGAAGAAAAGCCTGgcgtgaagaggaagagagatACTGTTTTCAACTACCAGTTCCAGAAGCGCAGAATTTGGCACTCTGTCCGTGATCTCATACCATACTTTCAAACCTCAGTCGAGTCATTCCACGTACTTGACCGGCGCACTGGTCAGGACACACGGCATACAACTAACGTCAACCATGACACACGTTGGGTTGGTCTCTCCCGTTATCTAGATCAAGGCAGTCAAGATGATCACTCTGAATGGGATGCTATAGAATACGGCAGGTTTTCCACAGTTTTGGATAGCCCTAGCATGATTGTCGTCTATTTTTGGGACAATCCCGGGGTTGTCAAAGCACATTCCGTTGCGGAGGGGCCTCCACCTCCGAGATCTTCGGACATAAATGGCGCGTCTCCCCCGGAATGGGGAATTGACGTGAAAGTTGCCGGTGGAATGATAAACTACGGCCCTTGGGCTGATAGAGAACGTGTGGGTCTGCAAAATATCTTCTTTCCTAATGCCTACCGGAACTTCCAGCCTGCGGAACCCTTGCGTCCTGGCGACACAAGACAGAGCTCTGCTTTCAGATTTAGAGTTGAATTTGACCAAGAAACCATTCTTCGCATCCCGACGCGAGAGTCTTCCAAAGATTGGCAGTGGAAAGGTCGCGGGGATGCTGTCCGCGGTGCATCCAAGTtaaagaagcagcagcgcaggAAGCAGAGCCGCGCTGCAGAAGGGGAGAAGGGCAATGTAGGGCCCGATATCCGTCCTTTTGGATGGTTTGCACTTCGCATCGCAGAAAACTCAACTATGCATTACACAATGGACATGGTGCCTGGAAAGTCAGGTTTTTCTAGTCAActtgatcttgattttcGCGATTCGAAGATGTCGTCAAGCGTGAACCATGCTTTGTTATGGTCTTGCCCCAGGCAACTCATCACTTGCGATCTCTCAGTCCCGCTCTCTTGGAAAGCGCTCCGTAGGTGGAAATTCGGCGTGGAGAACCAAGACATGGAGCTCTTTTTACTGCGAGATCACATATTCCTTCTAACGGACCTGATCACGGATTGGGGTTCTGGCCCCGCACCTGATTATCATACGTTCGTGCCATTCATCTATCATTTGAGTATATCTTTCACAGATATACGGCTCTATGCTAATGTCAATGACTCGAATATCGTCAGCGACCCCACTAACCTCAGTGACAATCGTTTGCTTGTGATCAAGGGCAACAAATTGACCTCGGATATTTCTATTCCGCTGGACAAGTACCGCGCCGAGCAAAACGTCGTGGATTTCAACGTCACTCTACAGGACGCTGAGATCGACTTCGTAGCCCCGGTGTGGGACACACTGCAcacgttcttgaagaataaaaaaaCAGCCACCCTGGAGACCCTAACAATTGACGGGACTTATAGTTATTTCCTTTCGACCTCCCCTGAGTTGACAGATATCTTACAACTCAACCTGCATGGTATCTCTCCGAGGTTGTACATGTTTGGGTTTCTTATCAAGTCTTTCATGATTGTGAAAGAGAATTACTTTGGTGAAGAGATCCACTTCAAGACACTTGAGGAATACCAAGAGCTCGCGTATTCGGGAGATCCGACTGCAGTACACAATGGGATCAACCCGAACAAGAAGACAAATGATCTAGACGTGGTTCTGCACGTCACTGTCGAGCACCCACATGTCTTTCTACCGGAGACTCTGTATGATGATCATAATTACGTTCAGCTTACTGCTCCATGCCTGGAGGTCGATTTGAGGTTTACAAATTACTACATGGATATGCAGTTCTCGCTTGCTCCTTTAAGCGCCGCCCTGAAATCTCACTGGGTGAAGGAGGACCCTAAAATTCCCGAGACTCAGCTGTTCATAGATGGCGCCTCAATCTATGGACACCGCATTTTTGGTCTGCCACCAACAGAACCAACATACGTTTGCAATTGGGACTTTGATGTTGGGAGCATTATTGGCGAATGCTCACCCAAattcctggcttctctaGCCAGTGCCCTGCAGAGCTTCGATTTTTCTTTTGACAATGAAGAAAatgttcttcctcctctctttcctaTTGCTCTCCATGACGTGACATTCTTGCGAGCTCGAGTTGCTTTAGTCCATATTTCGATTCTTATGGACATTGATGCTCTCGTACTTAAGTCAGAGACAATAACGGCGAGGTTCAATGACTGGGCTCATGCTAGGTTTTCAAAACGTATGAGTCTTCTGATGCCAGACATATCCATTGCTGCAATTGATtgcgcttctcttccaaaatCTGGCAGTGTGGATGCTCTTGAAGTGCTTCCACTTGCTTTGCTACAGACTTCTATCAAACTGAGAATGGTGCAAAGGAGAAGCGACATTTCGGAAAGCCGAAGGCTTCAGCAGGCCCATATTCGAGCCCATGATCAGAGAACCCAGCGCACACcatggcttcttcttgacttGAATGAACTCGAGTCTGGTACACACTACCCAGGTCAGGATGTAGCACCCAGACCTACAATTGCCATACCAACAATGCCTGAACCTTTAACAAGAGACTCAGGATTAGTGGGCTTGCCGCCAAAGGCGTATCCAAAGGACAATAGCAGCCAGAGGAGTTTTCTCCTGCGTTCAGACTCCTCCAACAGCGGGAGCGGACTGAAGCAAGGAACGCGGAGTGTAAAAGAGACACTGAGTATGCCATCGTCAatgcatcaatatcagagaCTCTCTGAGACTGGCAGAGTTGGTCTGAGATACAGATCACCCAGGTATTGGACCAGGGCCTCTCAACAAGGGCCTCAAGTCAATCCGAATACGTGGGCTATCCCAGAATTCACCTTTTATCGAATTCGATTAAACACGTCTCAGTTGCCTGCCAGCCAGGTGCCAAATGCTGGTGTTTCTCAAGCAGACCCTCCGGCGCCAAAGTTCGATCCCCAGTTCTCACCTTCTGAGAGTGACAGTACAACGTATACCAACTTTATGGTCGACTTACATAGAGGAGTCAGGGGCTTCTGTACGCCGAGGTTCCTTTTTGTAATCTCGGCATTGGCCGAGTCCCTAGAGTTGCGACACCCAGTTGAGATAATTGATTCGCTACAAAAGGACATTGTTTCAGATATCATGGCCTACGAAAAGTCTTTACCGAATCCGAAGAAAGCCACTAGCTTTGCCATTCGAGCTCCTTTGATATCGTTGAAGCTAGTCAACGACTCGGACTTTTTCAGTGCCAACGAAGCCGCTTTCCGAGATGAATATCGGGTAGAGGTTTGCCGCTTAAAGACGGAATTTAGAACAAGGGTCGAGCGGCAGAAAGGAGATCTCATCGCGGGTATTAAAGAAGCCATAACTGCGCATGTCGCTGCTGAGAGTTTCTCAGTCTCGCTTGAAAGTAGTCAAGCTGACCAGCACCGACTGAAGTCCGAAGTCAGCTGTATGCTGCGCGACATCAGCTTCTGGATCATGACTACACCGACGATTAGATCGAACTTGCAGGTTCGTGCTTTTCATATAGCCACCTCAACTAAGTCGGTTGAGCAACTCGCCTACCTTGTTCGTCGCACAACTACCATGCTTGATTCTGCGACATCATCCTTTAAACATGCCTCTATACGTCGCCATAAGCGAATGCGCTTCTTGATATATCGTCTCACTCAATCCGCCGCAGAAATGCCGGATCCGGTTTTCTTAACGCGCATATCCTATATGCTTAGGATGGCCTCTGGACATCTACGGCATCATGATTCATGGAAGATCCTTTCTCGTATCCGGAACGTCTTTAACAACCTCTCCATCGAGCAGCAAAAGGAGTTGACCGCAAAATGCTCATCTGATGACATTACACTCCATGCGAATGCAAAATCTGAAGTCCTTTCTAGCTTTGATCAGTGGCGAGCCTGGGATTTAGCTCACGTTGAAAAAAGCTATGTAATGCGACGGGTATGGGGCTTCCCAGAGGATGTTGTTGAAAATGCGCCGTTGAatgcctctttctcttccacaaTCAAATTGTTTCGTTTTTCGATTGATCCTGGACCGAGGGAGAGCGATTTTGTTGTTCGAGACTTGTCCACTGTTGTCACATCTGATTTCCGGCAGGGCGAATTAACTAACCACGGGGAGAACCCGAGTTCTCTGATTACCGTAGAGTCTTACTGTCTGTCCGTTAATCTCCGCCTAAGGTGGGAGATTCTGGACCTGGTGGAAGGTCTCATGAATGCCATGTCCACTGTCACCTTGGAGTCCACAGCTTCTGATGAAGTTCCCCAGAATACTGTGGTAGAACAGAAGGCTCTACAGGTTGTATTAGGTACAGATTCAGGAGCTCTGACTGTCGACGGTATCAACTTGAAACTAGCGCTCGTCGGTGAAGCCATTCGAAGTTCAATCATCTGGACACCTTTGGACCACAAGAGCGCGAGCGCAAGCTTGCTAATAAGCTCGAAGTCTTCATCGTTGGATCTATCCAATTTTTCTTCGGCTATGGTGCAATGGAGATTCACCGAACCACACATCTACTGCTTCCGCGCCACTGAAACCCCAGCGGCTGAGGTGCAGCACGACTGGAAGGTCGCTGTATCCAGTCGAAGAATGAGATTCGACATGAATGATGATCCGCTAAGTCTCGCCCACATAGCTGATCGGGTGATAGATGACGAGATTCAGTTTGTCAATCATCtcatccagaacctgaaTTTGCCAGCACGCCGATCTCAGGACAAGGCTACCAGCCAAAGACCGCCGCGGCATAGGTTTCAGGTCGCCACATTCCTGGATGACTATCGCTTGAGCTTCCGCATACTGCCTTCTCTGGAGTACGCTATCACCGGCGAGGTAGCGAGAGCTTCCATTATATCTAGGCTTGGACCAAAAATGGAAATCGATTTCGACGTGAAGCGAAACCTCCATGCATTTCTTTCCAACGATGGTGGTATCCGGCAGCCTGTGTCGGAGCTCGGGTTCCCGCCCATTAACGGTAGGATCATCGCCGACATATCACCCAACCGTACCGAGATGGATGTCGACGTTACCATTGAGATAATAGAACTCGAGGCTAGTGCCGTGCGGACTCTCCTTGACGTCTTGACAAGGCCTGAAGTCTCTCATCTAATATCTGATCTGAAACAGAATATGGAGTCTCTGAAATTACATTTCCAGGAAGTCCTTCCCTTTGATATTGGGTCATCGCAAGTCAGAAAGAGTTCCGATTCAGTCTTTCTCTACAGGGCGCGGACATCGATGGCTGGAACCAAGATACATGCTACGGCGCCTGGCCTGAACGGCAAGAACTACTCAGCAGACATGGAGTTCAGTTTAGGGATGATACGTATGCGGCTCAATAACGGTTTAGAAGCCGGGTATCCGACCGAATACCCTGAATTCCAAGTTGACACTTCTAGGATTAGCTTTGATCTGAGCAAGAAAGCCACTCACAGTGCTGATTCTTACTGCAGctttgctgttgatgccaaGATCAAGGGAACATCCGTCACCGATGAAAATGGGAAGACATTACAATCGTTCCATCTGACCAGTGAAAGCTGTAACATTGAGCTTTATCCCGAGGCTGCCGCacttgttgttgatgttgctgctcATCTTCGAGAGCGGATCAAAACACTGGACCTCTCGCATGAGGTAAAGCGTTTAAAGAGGCTTCGCTATCGAGTCCACTCACAGACGAAGACAAAGACCTCCGATGTTCCTAGCTTCCAGGTGCCCGATAATGGTGCTAATGGTGATGACCTTTTCGGTGCCATATTCTCACTGGGTTTTAATAATATCCAAGTGGCTTGGAACATGGCCACCTTTACGCAAGGCGTGTCTCATCGCAGGGCTGATGATCTCGTGTTTTCTATTAGACGCGTGGATCTGTCAAACAAGAAAACTACCTCCGCAAAGCTCCGGATCGAGAATGTTCAACTTCAGATGGTGCCTGTCGCGGGTGATAGGAGAACGCGGTCACTCAATTCGGCTTCGCTTCCAGAATTGGTGTTCAATGTGGCATACTCTTCAACAGCTGAAGACGTTCGTGTGGCTCTTCAGGCTGCAGGGAAGTCATTGGATATCCGGGCTACTTCTGATTTTATCCTCCCCGCAAATATGATTCAAAACTCAATAGCCTCTGCTGTCAAGACCATTCGCGATGCCAACTCTATCACAGTGTCTAAATTGTCTGACGACAATACGAAGCCACGTTCTCTGTTCGGAAATAAACGGGTTCGTTCCGTGCTCGTTGACGTTGACTTCGCCGGTGCTATCGTTTCCCTTCAAGGGAAGCAGAGTAAAGACCAGCAAAGCCTTCTTACTGCCACCTTGAAACAAAAAGTAGCCAAAGAATCGAAGTACGGCCAATTCGTCCGAGAGGATGACACATCAACTGCTACACTACGTGCGCCCGGTGTTGCATTAAAGGTTCAGTTTGAGGATAGCGCTCACGAGGACTCCACGCTGAATGCAGAGTTGAAGATAGATGCATCCACCAATGTCCTATTTCCAAGCATTGTTCCCTTGGTGAGGCAGATGTCCGCCACTGTGAAGGAAGTGATGGGAGAGCAATCAAAGCCCAGGAGACCGTCCAACACCATGATGCTGCAGTCGCAAAGACTTATGCAGGATACACCCCTTGACACCAGCGATCCTGCCTCAGTACTCGGCCGGTGCAAACTGAACGTTGGCCTCTTGATTTGCAAGCAGGAGTTCAGTTTGAGCTGTCAACCCATAGCTCGAGTCGCAGCTACCGTTGGGTTTGAGAGTGTTTATGTCGCTATCAATACTGTCCAAGCAGACGGTGATGAACGATTTTTAGCACTTTCAGTGTCTTTCAATGACTTTGCGGCGTCTGTGAAGCACGTATACTCAAACGAGTCTACTGCAAGTTTCGAGGTCAATTCGATCGTCATGTCCTTAATGAACAGCAGACACCTGGGCAAGTCGAAAGGTATTTCGGCCGCTCTACGCGTGAGCCCAGTGCAAGTGATGCTCAACGCGAGACAAGTCCAAGATCTCTTATTGTTTCGTGAGATCTGGGTACCGGCAAGTGATTCTCCTGACCCAGGCGCAAAAGTCGAGGCAGAGCCCTCAGAGACGCAAGCCTACATTGTTCAGCGTTACCAGCAAGTGGCCTCTGCTCCTGCATTCCCATGGAACACGACAATCGCGATTGAAAAAGTGATAATCCAGCTTGATATGGGATCAACGCTCGGAAAAGCCCAGTTCGCGATTGAAGATTTATGGCTTTCATCCCAAAAGACATCTGTTCGCGAGCAGGTGCTTTGCATCGGTCTCAAGTCTATTGGAATCAATAGCAAAGGCAGGCTGAGTGGCTTGGCTGAGTTCCAGACCATCAGAGTGCGTACTTCTATAAATTGGCCGGAGGAAAGCTCTGAAATCAAGACGCCTTTGATACAAGCCTCGATCTCTTTCAATAAGCTTCAGGTAAAAGTCTCCTTTGACTACCAGCCCTTCTTGATCGCACATATAGCGTCCTTCGACTTCTTGATGTACAATGTTGGAGGTTCATCCGACGAAGCGAATGAGCGATTATTTAGTATCCTAGATGGTGGTGAAGTACAAGTGTTCTGCACGACTTTAACTGCCTCGCAATCCCTTGCCCTAATCCAGGCTTGGCAAAGGCTTATGCAAGACAAGCAAGCAGCTTACGAGTCGTCACTGAGAGAAATTGAAAGATACATTCGCCGAAAGGGCTCGATTTTCTCTGATCGACTCGAATCATCTCAAAAGGCGACAAAGCAAGCCGAAGGAGAAACCGAGCTGACACCTATTTCTCTCCAAACTGGAGTGGTTGTGACCATCCATACAATTCACATTGGGGTGTTCCCGAGCACCTTCTTTGACAATCACGTCTTTAAGATAGAGGCCCATGAGGCTCAAGCCCGCTTCGACGTGTCACTGGATAAAGGAAAGATTCATAGTGCCCTGGGTCTCACATTAGGGCAATTGCGTGTCGCCTTGTCCCCGATCTCTCGGTCTGAGCCCGTGCCGGTCGAGAAACTCCTTGTAGCCGAGACTGCTACACGCGTGATTGAAACCCGTGGGGGAACGATCCTTAAAGTCCCTCGAGTAGTGGCCGGCATGGAAACGTGGCAGGGTCCAGGATCACATCAGATCGAATATCTCTTCCGCAGCAGCTTCGAAGGCAAAGTAGATGTTGGATGGAACTACTCCCGCATCAGCTTCATCCGGGATATGTGGGAAGCGCACTCTCGTGCATTGGCTTCGCGATTAGGCAAGCCCCTGCCGCCATCTGCAGTTCGCATTACAGGAGGGCTGAACGCAGAAGGTGGCGGAGACAAGAGTGATCAGCAAGAAAAAATCACAGCGGTCGTCAACGTGCCGCAGTCTAAGTACAACTACGTGGCAATCGAGCCACCAGTGATAGAGACGCCGCAGCTGCGTGACATGGGCGAGGCTACGCCACCGCTAGAGTGGATTGGCCTTCAGCGGGACAAGCTCCCCAATGTCACGCATCAGATCATAATTGTTACCTTGCTGGAGGTGGCCAAGGAGGTAGAGGACGCTTACGCCAAGATACTGTGGTCTTCTTGA
- a CDS encoding OSTA/TMEM184 family protein (transcript_id=CADANIAT00006658) — translation MHGRPPVQHAWPLNHILSKVDISDPYTFLNVKRGILQYTWLKPVLAIVSIVMKATDTYKEGYLGLSSGYLWTGILYNISVTISLYSLALFWVCLHHDLAPFRPVPKFLCVKLIIFASYWQGFFLSILQWLGALPNGTGDYTPDNLAAAIQDSLTCFEMPVFAVAHWYAFSWHDYADSTISAARLPVKYALRDAFGAKDLIEDTKMTMRGENYAYRLFDSGDHIIPHAESNSRVRRVMHGMRYERGGKAKYWIPQPGEVNSRTPLLGGFDGSSGSRRNSTLDRYRSHSESEETTLDDSDERLFSQARELEFGDFNYPVITANLVPRDQRLASPAPSRSTQQPTLVKKARKNRKSHASSSGRKTSEGHASRSSRQERSETSKLQRRGTDSPKSPGSHRSQLVDLVVEDREAEEEERAQIQRAFGSVAVEDEPKHFQRPSGDPVDGGATKDAEGNAESTIKQQRLGELEDEGTSPKTPAWDYRDLEEDNVWSR, via the exons ATGCACGGTCGTCCGCCTGTTCAACATGCATGGCCGCTAAATCACATCCTGTCCAAAGTCGATATCTCAGACCCATATACTTTCCTCAATGTGAAGCGCGGCATCTTGCAATATACCTGGCTGAAACCAGTTCTCGCCATTGTTTCCATCGTCATGAAAGCAACAGATACCTACAAGGAAGGTTATTTGGGCTTATCGTCCGGTTATCTCTGGACCGGTATTCTGTATAATATTAGCGTTACCATTAGTCTTTATTCGCTGGCGTTGTTCTGGGTGTGTCTTCATCATGATCTGGCCCCATTCCGTCCCGTCCCGAAGTTCCTCTGTGTCAAGCTTATTATCTTTGCTTCCTACTGGCAAGGGTTCTTCCTATCAATCCTTCAATGGCTTGGAGCTTTGCCCAACGGCACAGGGGATTATACACCGGATAACCTTGCGGCTGCCATCCAAGACAGTTTGACTTGTTTCGAGATGCCCGTGTTTGCGGTTGCTCATTGGTATGCGTTCTCATGGCACGACTATGCAGATTCAACCATCTCGGCCGCTCGCCTCCCGGTCAAGTACGCTCTTCGTGATGCATTCGGGGCGAAGGATTTGATCGAGGATACCAAGATGACCATGCGGGGCGAAAACTACGCGTACAGGCTCTTCGATTCGGGTGACCATATCATTCCGCATGCAGAATCTAATTCGCGCGTGCGGCGGGTCATGCACGGCATGCGATACGAGCGCGGTGGAAAGGCGAAATACTGGATCCCTCAGCCGGGAGAGGTTAACAGTCGAACACCTTTGCTGGGCGGCTTCGACGGTAGCAGTGGTAGTCGACGCAATAGCACGCTCGACCGGTATCGCTCCCACAGCGAGTCGGAGGAGACTACTCTCGACGACTCTGACGAGAGGCTCTTTTCACAAGCCCGGGAACTAGAATTCGGCGACTTCAAT TACCCGGTCATCACTGCCAATTTAGTCCCAAGAGACCAACGACTTGCCAGTCCCGCTCCCTCCCGTTCTACTCAGCAGCCTACATTGGTGAAGAAAGCGAGAAAAAACAGAAAGTCTCACGCGTCAAGCAGTGGACGTAAAACCAGCGAAGGCCATGCCTCTAGGAGCTCACGGCAAGAGCGCTCTGAAACGTCGAAACTTCAACGAAGGGGTACCGACTCGCCGAAGTCGCCGGGCTCTCATCGCAGTCAGTTAGTGGATCTTGTGGTAGAAGACCgagaggcggaagaggaggagcgcgCGCAAATCCAGCGAGCATTCGGATCAGTAGCGGTCGAGGATGAGCCCAAACACTTCCA GAGACCGTCTGGTGATCCGGTCGACGGAGGGGCCACCAAGGATGCGGAAGGAAACGCCGAATCCACAATCAAGCAGCAGAGGCTGGGGGAACtagaagatgaaggaacGAGTCCGAAGACACCTGCGTGGGACTACAGAGATTTGGAAGAAGACAATGTGTGGAGCAGATAG